In Methylocystis echinoides, one genomic interval encodes:
- the kdpA gene encoding potassium-transporting ATPase subunit KdpA, which translates to MTLIGLAQITIVLIAAIMAAIPLGGYLARVLAGERTLLSSPLIPVERVFYRIAGVDPAQEQGWFAYTLAMLAFSIIGFVSLYALQRLQGVLPLNPQGFAGVPADLAFNTSLSFITNTNWQNYGGETTMSHLTQMLGLTVHNFVSAATGLAVAFALVRGFARSESATVGNFWVDLTRATLYVLLPLSIVFALVLVSLGVPQTLAGSVEATTLEGAKQIISIGPVASQEAIKELGTNGGGFFNANAAHPFENPNALSNMLEIFALLLVPFASVFAFGKTVLDPRQGRAIAVTMGIVLVAGALIAYWAEAAGNPLLTEIGVDPSPGNMEGKEVRFGVATSALFAAATTGTSTGSVNAMHDSFTPLGGLVPLFNILLGCISPGGDGAGLYGFLVLAVIAVFVAGLMVGRTPEYLGKKIETREMKLAMLAVLIYPLTVLGFTAASLMLKTGLDSLGNAGPHGLSEVLYAFASTNANNGSAFAGLAGNTPWYNTTLGVAMFVGRFFFVVPVLALAGSFAAKKKAHASVGTFPTHGPLFVGLLLGVIVILYLLQYFPALALGPIVEHFLMHAGKSF; encoded by the coding sequence ATGACTCTGATCGGATTGGCCCAGATCACCATTGTCCTTATTGCCGCCATCATGGCCGCAATTCCGCTTGGCGGCTATCTCGCTCGCGTTCTTGCGGGCGAAAGAACGTTGCTGTCTTCCCCACTGATCCCGGTGGAGAGAGTCTTTTACCGCATCGCCGGCGTCGATCCCGCGCAGGAGCAAGGCTGGTTCGCCTACACGCTCGCCATGCTGGCCTTCAGCATCATCGGCTTCGTCTCGCTATACGCCCTGCAACGGCTGCAGGGCGTTCTGCCGCTCAATCCGCAGGGCTTCGCCGGCGTCCCAGCCGACCTCGCCTTCAATACGTCTCTGAGCTTCATCACCAACACCAACTGGCAGAACTACGGCGGCGAGACGACGATGAGTCATCTCACGCAAATGCTCGGCCTGACGGTTCATAACTTTGTCTCGGCCGCGACGGGCCTCGCCGTGGCTTTCGCGCTCGTGCGCGGATTCGCGCGCTCCGAATCCGCGACCGTCGGCAATTTCTGGGTCGATCTCACGCGCGCGACGCTTTACGTGCTGCTGCCGCTCTCCATTGTCTTTGCGCTCGTCCTCGTCTCGCTTGGCGTGCCGCAGACTCTTGCGGGCTCCGTCGAAGCGACCACCCTCGAAGGGGCGAAGCAGATCATATCGATCGGGCCCGTCGCCAGTCAGGAGGCGATCAAGGAGCTTGGCACGAATGGCGGCGGCTTCTTCAACGCAAATGCGGCGCATCCTTTCGAGAACCCCAACGCCCTGTCCAACATGCTGGAGATCTTCGCGCTGCTTCTTGTTCCCTTCGCTTCGGTCTTCGCCTTCGGCAAGACCGTCCTGGATCCAAGGCAGGGACGCGCGATCGCGGTCACGATGGGTATCGTGCTCGTCGCCGGCGCGCTGATCGCCTATTGGGCGGAAGCCGCCGGCAATCCGCTTCTTACCGAGATCGGCGTCGATCCGTCGCCTGGAAACATGGAGGGCAAGGAAGTGCGTTTCGGCGTCGCAACCAGCGCGCTGTTCGCGGCGGCGACGACGGGCACGAGCACGGGCTCGGTCAACGCGATGCATGACAGCTTCACGCCGCTCGGCGGCCTCGTTCCGCTCTTCAACATCTTGCTGGGCTGCATCTCGCCGGGCGGCGACGGCGCCGGGCTCTACGGATTCCTCGTTCTCGCCGTGATTGCCGTTTTCGTCGCCGGGCTGATGGTCGGCCGGACGCCGGAATATCTCGGCAAGAAGATCGAGACGCGGGAGATGAAGCTCGCCATGCTTGCTGTGCTGATCTACCCGCTCACGGTGCTCGGTTTCACCGCCGCGTCGCTTATGCTGAAGACCGGCCTCGACAGCCTCGGCAACGCCGGACCGCACGGGCTTTCGGAAGTCCTGTACGCCTTCGCCTCGACCAACGCGAATAACGGCTCGGCCTTCGCGGGCCTCGCCGGCAATACGCCATGGTACAATACGACGCTCGGCGTCGCCATGTTCGTCGGGCGCTTCTTCTTCGTCGTGCCGGTTCTGGCGCTTGCAGGCTCCTTCGCCGCCAAGAAGAAGGCGCACGCTTCGGTCGGCACGTTTCCGACGCATGGGCCGCTCTTCGTCGGCCTGCTGCTCGGCGTCATCGTCATCCTCTACCTGCTGCAATATTTCCCGGCGCTCGCGCTCGGCCCCATCGTCGAGCATTTTCTCATGCACGCCGGCAAGAGCTTCTAA